One stretch of Ipomoea triloba cultivar NCNSP0323 chromosome 8, ASM357664v1 DNA includes these proteins:
- the LOC116027286 gene encoding uncharacterized protein LOC116027286 isoform X1 yields the protein MASRCSRIINRASISSIRSAIKPKLESTTTSFPKSSLPSRSTSSPLRQFSFSRSPLELGCAASMLPLHSAVATARMTSCLSSTSRNCRALTQELGLSVPR from the exons ATGGCTTCCAGATGCAGCAGAATCATCAATCGAGCTTCAATTTCCTCTATCAGATCTGCAATTAAGCCCAAATTGGAATCCACTACGACGTCGTTTCCCAAATCCTCTCTCCCGTCCCGATCAACTTCTTCTCCTCTTCGTCAATTCTCCTTCTCCAG GTCTCCGTTGGAGTTGGGATGCGCGGCATCAATGTTGCCGCTGCACAGCGCCGTAGCTACGGCGAGGATGACGTCGTGCTTGAGCTCAACATCTAGGAATTGTAGAGCTCTTACACAGG
- the LOC116027286 gene encoding uncharacterized protein LOC116027286 isoform X3, whose translation MASRCSRIINRASISSIRSAIKPKLESTTTSFPKSSLPSRSTSSPLRQFSFSRSPLELGCAASMLPLHSAVATARMTSCLSSTSRNCRALTQGT comes from the exons ATGGCTTCCAGATGCAGCAGAATCATCAATCGAGCTTCAATTTCCTCTATCAGATCTGCAATTAAGCCCAAATTGGAATCCACTACGACGTCGTTTCCCAAATCCTCTCTCCCGTCCCGATCAACTTCTTCTCCTCTTCGTCAATTCTCCTTCTCCAG GTCTCCGTTGGAGTTGGGATGCGCGGCATCAATGTTGCCGCTGCACAGCGCCGTAGCTACGGCGAGGATGACGTCGTGCTTGAGCTCAACATCTAGGAATTGTAGAGCTCTTACACAGG GGACATGA
- the LOC116027284 gene encoding O-fucosyltransferase 29-like produces MGVAKAWRYSGGAFANVAVVQQRQKHFVVVATKKPISWMAVCGLILFVLGLISLFTGHLVSNLEWYSHKFIKRPWYSKLDRRTTASIDIWKSKYSNCYYGCSERSRDFASAVSEQSSNGYLLIATSGGLNQQRTGITDAVVVARILNATLVVPELDHHSFWKDDSDFLDIFDVNWFIQYLAKDVTIVKRVPEKVMTSMEKPPYTMRVPRKSEPDYYLDQVLPVLQRRRVVQLTKFDYRLANDLDEDLQKLRCRVNYHALRFTKPIRSMGQKLVMRMRKMTTRFIAVHLRFEPDMLAFSGCYYGGGDKERYELGEIRKRWETLPELSPEEERVRGKCPLTPHEVGLMLQALGFKNDTFLYVASGEIYGGDKTLQPLRDLFPNFYTKETLVGEDLKPFLAFSSRLAAIDYIVCEESDVFVTNNNGNMAKILAGRRRYMGHKRTIRPNAKKLSALFMAREKIGWHAFTRKVKSCQRGFLGEPEETKPGRAEFHEYPASCICRKPFRYSSVVKNLNRNRNSEGVSSLLVAKSRYRYQRSDKLSRKLGNVTSSSSLLVEIEHEDSLSD; encoded by the exons ATGGGCGTGGCTAAAGCTTGGAGGTATAGCGGCGGCGCGTTTGCTAACGTGGCGGTGGTGCAGCAGCGGCAGAAGCATTTCGTGGTGGTGGCGACGAAGAAGCCGATCTCGTGGATGGCTGTGTGTGGGTTGATACTGTTCGTGTTGGGTTTGATTTCGCTCTTTACTGGCCACCTGGTGTCTAACCTGGAATGGTACTCCCACAAGTTCATCAAACGCCCATGGTACTCCAAGCTG GATAGGAGGACCACTGCATCAATTGATATTTGGAAATCGAAATACTCAAATTGCTACTATGGATGCAGTGAAAGAAGCCGTGACTTTGCTT CTGCTGTTAGTGAGCAATCATCAAATGGCTATTTACTAATTGCAACTAGTGGAGGTCTCAACCAACAAAGGACCGGA ATAACTGATGCAGTTGTGGTTGCTCGGATTCTGAATGCCACATTAGTTGTGCCCGAGTTGGATCACCATTCGTTCTGGAAGGACGATAG TGATTTTCTCGACATATTTGATGTGAACTGGTTCATCCAGTATCTGGCAAAGGATGTCACGATTGTCAAAAGAGTCCCCGAGAAGGTCATGACATCGATGGAGAAACCGCCATACACAATGCGTGTTCCGAGGAAGTCAGAACCGGATTACTATTTGGACCAAGTACTGCCAGTACTCCAGCGAAGACGT GTTGTTCAGTTAACAAAGTTTGACTATCGGCTTGCAAATGATCTAGATGAAGACCTACAGAAGTTGCGTTGCAGAGTGAACTACCACGCTTTAAGATTCACGAAACCCATAAGGAGTATGGGCCAGAAACTCGTGATGCGTATGCGCAAGATGACTACACGTTTCATTGCAGTTCATTTGAG GTTTGAACCAGATATGCTGGCGTTTTCGGGATGCTACTATGGTGGGGGAGATAAAGAGAGATATGAACTGGGGGAGATAAGAAAACGATGGGAGACTCTACCT GAGTTAAGCCCGGAAGAAGAGAGAGTGCGGGGGAAATGCCCTCTTACTCCCCACGAAGTTGGTTTGATGCTTCAAGCGCTTGGCTTCAAAAACGACACCTTTCTTTACGTTGCATCGGGGGAGATATATGGTGGAGACAAGACTTTGCAGCCCCTAAGAGACCTCTTTCCGAACTTTTATACCAAGGAGACGCTGGTTGGGGAAGATCTGAAACCTTTTCTCGCGTTTTCTTCTCGATTGGCTGCTATTGACTACATTGTGTGTGAGGAAAGCGATGTTTTTGTTACCAACAACAATGGAAACATGGCAAAGATCCTTGCTGGTAGAAG GAGGTACATGGGGCACAAGAGGACAATCCGACCAAACGCCAAAAAGCTCAGCGCTCTATTCATGGCACGGGAGAAGATAGGGTGGCATGCATTCACCCGAAAGGTTAAATCGTGCCAGAGAGGCTTCCTGGGAGAGCCCGAAGAGACAAAACCCGGGCGTGCCGAGTTCCACGAGTACCCTGCATCCTGCATCTGCCGTAAACCATTTAGATACTCCAGCGTCGTAAAAAACCTCAACAGAAACCGCAACTCAGAAGGCGTTTCGTCCCTCCTGGTGGCAAAATCCAGGTACAGATACCAGCGTAGCGACAAACTCTCGCGGAAACTTGGTAAtgtaacatcatcatcatccttacTAGTAGAGATTGAGCATGAAGATTCCCTGTCTGACTAA
- the LOC116027286 gene encoding uncharacterized protein LOC116027286 isoform X2, with the protein MASRCSRIINRASISSIRSAIKPKLESTTTSFPKSSLPSRSTSSPLRQFSFSRSPLELGCAASMLPLHSAVATARMTSCLSSTSRNCRALTQDEIDGT; encoded by the exons ATGGCTTCCAGATGCAGCAGAATCATCAATCGAGCTTCAATTTCCTCTATCAGATCTGCAATTAAGCCCAAATTGGAATCCACTACGACGTCGTTTCCCAAATCCTCTCTCCCGTCCCGATCAACTTCTTCTCCTCTTCGTCAATTCTCCTTCTCCAG GTCTCCGTTGGAGTTGGGATGCGCGGCATCAATGTTGCCGCTGCACAGCGCCGTAGCTACGGCGAGGATGACGTCGTGCTTGAGCTCAACATCTAGGAATTGTAGAGCTCTTACACAGG ATGAAATTGATGGAACGTGA